In Pyrus communis chromosome 1, drPyrComm1.1, whole genome shotgun sequence, the following are encoded in one genomic region:
- the LOC137749199 gene encoding 14-3-3-like protein, protein MAATTPSPREENVYMAKLAEQAERYEEMVEFVEKVSASAEKEELTVEERNLLSVAYKNVIGARRASWRIISSIEQKEESRGNDDHVALIRDYRSKIETELSNICDGILKLLDSRLIPSACAGDSKVFYLKMKGDYHRYLAEFKTGAERKEAAESTLSAYKAAQDIANAELAPTHPIRLGLALNFSVFYYEILNSPDRACSLAKQAFDEAIAELDTLGEESYKDSTLIMQLLRDNLTLWTSDMQDDGADDIKEAAPKPTEEPKQ, encoded by the exons ATGGCGGCAACCACCCCCTCCCCTCGCGAAGAGAACGTCTACATGGCCAAACTTGCCGAGCAAGCCGAGCGCTACGAGGAGATGGTCGAGTTCGTCGAGAAGGTCTCCGCCTCCGCCGAGAAAGAGGAGCTCACCGTCGAGGAGCGCAACCTCCTCTCCGTCGCCTACAAGAACGTCATCGGCGCCCGCCGTGCCTCCTGGCGCATCATCTCCTCCATCGAGCAGAAGGAGGAGAGCCGCGGCAACGATGACCACGTCGCCTTGATCCGCGACTACCGATCCAAGATCGAGACCGAGCTCTCCAACATCTGCGACGGCATTCTCAAGCTCCTTGACTCCAGGCTCATCCCCTCCGCCTGCGCCGGCGACTCCAAGGTCTTTTATCTCAAGATGAAGGGCGATTACCACCGTTATCTTGCCGAGTTCAAGACCGGCGCTGAGCGCAAGGAGGCCGCAGAAAGCACCCTCTCCGCCTACAAGGCTGCTCAG gacATTGCCAATGCCGAACTGGCGCCAACACATCCAATCCGCCTGGGGTTGGCTCTCAACTTCTCGGTGTTTTACTATGAGATTCTGAACTCTCCTGACCGCGCCTGCAGTCTTGCCAAACAG GCTTTTGATGAGGCGATCGCAGAATTGGACACTCTCGGAGAGGAGTCATACAAGGACAGCACTTTGATAATGCAACTTCTCCGTGATAACCTCACCCTGTGGACCTCTGACATGCAG GACGATGGGGCTGATGACATTAAAGAAGCAGCGCCCAAGCCCACCGAGGAACCAAAGCAGTGA
- the LOC137727011 gene encoding L10-interacting MYB domain-containing protein-like, with product MSNKDFENDLDDKVNWPKPIEDYFISMLYEETKKGLQTNTLEKNQWDAIDMKLFDKYGKRYTREKLKQKYNRLRKIHREFAKLVNHTRMGWDPVANTVQALDEVWAAYIKIFNNTTATGQMQYASTNSPPNSDFERELEAGFLTTGAHIRQSTGSDSRSSKSTKMDEAIAAWAKSLNAKIEATLEKVKRKREREVSSPLRELSTIEDCMEVLEGMEDIDDTAYLKALEKFTSSDWRRMFMKMSESRKKLWLNSLK from the exons ATGTCAAACAAGGACTTTGAAAATGACCTTGATGATAAAGTTAATTGGCCAAAACCTATTGAAGACTACTTCATTAGTATGTTGTATGAAGAGACAAAAAAAGGCTTGCAAACCAACACTTTAGAAAAGAATCAGTGGGATGCGATTGACATGAAGTTGTTTGACAAATATGGTAAGAGATACACTCGTGAAAAATTGAAGCAAAAATATAATCGGTTGCGGAAGATTCACCGTGAGTTTGCCAAACTTGTTAATCATACTAGGATGGGTTGGGACCCTGTTGCAAACACTGTTCAAGCATTGGATGAAGTTTGGGCAGCTTATATTAAG ATTTTCAATAATACCACTGCTACTGGTCAAATGCAGTATGCATCCACCAATTCTCCTCCAAATTCTGATTTTGAGAGAGAGTTAGAAGCTGGGTTTCTTACCACTGGTGCACACATTAGACAAAGTACCGGAAGTGATTCAAGG TCATCCAAGTCAACCAAAATGGACGAAGCTATTGCAGCTTGGGCAAAGTCACTTAATGCCAAGATTGAGGCTACATTGGAAAAGGTTAAGCGTAAAAGAGAGAGGGAAGTATCCTCCCCATTGAGAGAGTTAAGTACCATTGAAGATTGTATGGAAGTACTTGAGGGCATGGAAGATATTGATGATACCGCTTATTTGAAAGCTTTGGAGAAGTTCACTAGCTCGGATTGGAGGAGGATGTTTATGAAGATGTCTGAGTCGAGGAAAAAATTATGGCTCAATAGTCTAAAATGA